The Couchioplanes caeruleus sequence CCACCGGCCGCCTCTGCGGCGGTGAAGACGATCGCGGCCGAACTGGTGACGCCGACCAGCACCGCGACCAGGCCGGCGGTCACGGCCGACGGCGCCATCACCCGTCCGGCGGCGCGGGCGAGATCGGCGGTCGGCAGGCGGGGCGGCGGCACCGGGTGACTCTACTGACCCCGTCAGCGGCGGGAGATCAAGGCCTCCAGCCGCTCCCCCGCGTCGGTCACCCGCGTGGTGAGGTCGGCGACGACGGACTCCTGCTCGGTGGTCAGCTCCTGGGCGTCCGCCGTGGTGTGGTCGATCGCCGAGATGGTGTCGCTCATCGCGGTCATGATCTCCACGACCGCCGTCACGTGCTGGTTCAGCTCGCCGAGGGTGGCGCTGATCGTCTCGGTGGACTCGGCCGTGGTGCCGGCCAGGTTCTTGACCTCGTTGGCCACCACGGCGAAGCCCTGGCCGGCCTCGCCGGCGCGGGCCGCCTCGATGGTGGCGTTGAGCGCCAGCAGGTTGGTCTGCTTGGCGATCCCGCCGATGAACTGGGCGACCTCGCCGACCTTGAGCAGGCTCTCGTGCAGGGTCCCGACGGCCTGGCTGGCCGCGGTGTTGTTCTCCAGCAGGCGGCTCGCCGCCAGCCGGGCGTCGCGGACGCGTTCGTCGATGCGCCCGGCCGCCTCGCCTACCGTCGCGGCCCGGTCGGACACGTCGCCGAGCTGGCGGGCGACGAAGGCCGACGTCTCGTCGACCAGCGCGCGGGCCTGTTCCTGCGCCTCCCGTTCCGCCGCGCTCTGCCGCTCGTGCGTCCGCTCGAGCTCCTCCCGGCGTTGCTGCTGCTCGGTCTCCAGGAGGCGGTCACGGTCGGCGATGGTGTCGAGCATGGCGTCGATGGTGCGGCCCAGTGCGGCGATGTCGTCGCTGCCGGTGGCGTCGACCCGCAACTCGTAGTCGCCCGAGGCGACGATCTGCTCGGTGGTCTGCCGCAACGGGCGGACCCGGCGGCTCACCGCCCGCCGGCCCGACCAGGCGACCAGCACCACGATCAGCAGGGTGGCGACGGCGATGAAGGCGAACAGCTTGACCGCGGTGCTCGTGGCGGCGGCGTGGATCGGGCGGCCCTGCACCGACTCGAGGACGAGCCGCTTGCCGTCGACGGTGGCGATGCTCGCGTGCAGCGCGATGCTGTCCCCACTCAGCACGGTGGTTCCCACGTCGAGGGTGCCGACGAGGCTCGGCAGCGACTGCGTGACCGCATCGCCGCGCGGCTGCTCGGCGACGGTGGTGGGCAGGTTGATCTCCTTGCCGAACTGCGCCATCCGCTCCGCGCCGAGCCGCTGGATGATCACCAGGCCTCCGGACGACTTGCCCTCGCCGCTGCTGGGGTAGACCGGCAGGCCGCAGAAGAGGTACATCACGTCGGCGGCGACGACTCCGCAGCGGGCGCTGCCGGCCTCACCTTCGGGGTCGTAGAGGCCGCTGAGCACCGCGGGGTCGATGAGCTGCGCCGCCGGCCTCTGGAAGCCGTCCGCGCTGAGGGTGCCACCGGTTACCAGCCGGCCGTCACGGCTGACGCCGAGGACGCCGTCATAGTTGCCCCCGCTATCGGCGGGATCGGAGTAAAAGTCCTCGGCGAAGGTCTCCGCGTCCTCCTTCGCCACGTCCTGGTAGGCGTTGTCCCAGACCGCGTTGGTGGCGCCGAACGTGATGAGCAGCCGGGCCTGGGTGTCCAGGCCGATCCGCATCCGGTCGGCGTCCTGCGCCACCTGACGCGCCTCCAGGCCGTCGAACGCGCTGGTCGCCACGTTGCGCAGCAGCAGGAAGCCGGCGCCGCAGCCCAGGAGCGCGGCGATGACCGGGATGAATCGTCTGAACTTTGCGGGCACGGAAGGCCTGTCGGCAGGCGGTACGGGACAGATGAGCGGAGAAGAGGCTCCCATGACGCGACTCACGTCCGGCGAGGCCTAGGCTCGAGCGTATGTTCTCCCAGGCGAGCAGGCTGAAGAATGTCCGGTACGACATCCGCGGCCCGGTGCTGCGGCGCGCGCAGGAGCTGGAGAACGCGGGCCACCGCATCCTCAAGCTGAACCTCGGCAATCCCGCGCCGTGGGGACTCAACACGCCCGAGGCGATCGTCGCCGACATGGTGCACAACCTGCCGTCCGCCGAGGGTTACAGCGACGCCCGCGGCATCTACTCGGCCCGGGTCGCGGTGGCGCAGTACTACCAGACCCTCGGCGTCGAGCACGTCCAGCCCGACGACGTGTTCCTGGGCAACGGCGTCTCCGAGCTCATCGTCATGTCCCTGCAGGCGTTGCTCAACACCGGCGACGAGGTGCTCGTGCCGAGCCCCGACTACCCGCTCTGGACCGGCGCGGTGACGCTGTGCGGCGGGCAGCCGGTGCACTACCGCTGCGACCCGGCGCAGGGCTGGCAGCCGGACCTGGAGCACGTGGCGGCGTCCATCACCTCCCGGACCCGGGCCCTCGTGATCATCAACCCGAACAATCCGACCGGCGCGGTCTACTCGCGGGAGACCCTGCTGGGCCTGCTCGAGATCGCCCGGCGGCACGGGCTGCTCGTGCTCTCCGACGAGATCTACGACAAGATCGTCTACGACGAGGCGCGGCATCTCTGCGCGGCGGCGCTCGCCCCGGACCTGCTCGTGCTCACCATGGGCGGGCTGTCGAAGACGTACCGGGCGGCGGGTTTCCGGTCGGGCTGGATGGCGGTGAGCGGCCCGGCCACCCACGCCACCGAATACCTCGAGGGCCTGCAACTGCTCGCGAACATGCGGCTCTGCCCGAACGTGCCGGCCCAACACGCCGTGCAGACCGCCCTGGGCGGATTCCAGAGCATCACCACGCTCATCCGGCCCGGCGGCCGCCTGTACGAGCAGCGCGAGCACGCCTGGCGCAAGATGACCGAGATCCCGGGCGTCGACTGCGTGAAGCCGGAGGGCGCGCTGTATCTCTTCGCCCGGCTCGATCCCGAGGTGCACAAGATCCGAGATGACCAGCGGCTGATCATCGATCTGCTGGAGCAGCAGCTCATGCTGCTGTCGCACGGCACGGGGTTCAATCTGCCCACGCCGGACCACCTCCGGATGGTCTTCCTGGCGCCGGTCGACGTGCTCGACGACGCGACCGACCGCCTGCGCCGCTTCCTCGAGACATACCAGCAGTAACAGAAGGTCCACCTTCCGTACGCGGGCCGGCGGATGATCGGCCATTCGCGCTGTCCGCCGCGCGACGCGACCATGGTGCCCGGAGCCTCGCGGGCGTCTGCTGAACGGCAGGACGACACGAGGAGTGGTTCGCATGGCTGTCCCCTTGCAGGAATTCCACTACAGCGCCGCCGAGGACACGGACACCGAGCGGGAAGCGGTCTCGCGCACGCCCGCCTCGTTCGGCGCTGCGGACGCCGGCCCGGATGCCGGCACGGATGCCGCCGCATCGGCGGGACCGATGTTCACCAGCAACGAGGCGGCGGCCCGGTTCTATCTGGACGAGCTGCTGCGCCGGGACGAGCGCCCGGCCATGCAGGCCGTGGTGGCGCCCGAGCGGCCCGAGCGCGTGCCCGGCCTGGTCGTCAAGAAGGACGAGGACCTTCCGGCCGTGGGTACGCGCCAGGTCCGCTTCACCCAGACGCACCGAAGCATCCCGGTCTTCGGCGCCGGCGCCGTGGTCGAGCTCACCAGCGACCGCGATCTGGTGAGCGTGACCGCCCAGCTCGACGAGGTCACCGGCGTCGACCCGGTGGAGAGCCTGAGCCGCATGGAGGCGCTGGAGAAGGTGGCCACCTGGACGGGCAAGACGATCCCGGCCGAGGCCGGCGTCGACGGCCGTCTCATGTACTACAAGGAGGACGAGTCCGGGGAATGGCACCTGGCATGGTTCTTCAAGGCCCTGCCGGCCTCGCCGCCGGCTCCCGACGAGCCTGACCCGGCGATCCTGCGCGGGCACGGCCTCGGTCCGCGACCGGTCCCGGAGAGCGTCAACTACCTCGTCGACGCCCACGACGGCCGCATCCTCTTCTGCTACAGCGCGATCGCCACCGGCGCCCCGATCCCGCCGCCGACCAAGTGCACCGGCGTCGACGAGGACGAGACGAAGCAGACCTTCTTCGGCCGTCTGGAAGCCGACGGCGCCGGTTGCCAGATGGACGACCCGCTGCGCAACGTCCGCACGTACGACATCGAGTTCGCGGACATCTTCGACGGCCCGCCGTTGCCGCAGCGGGCGGTGGCCGCCACGTCCAGCGACTACGGCTCCACCAACCGGGCCGCCGTCTCCGCCCACCTCAACGCCTCCCGGGTGCAGGACTTCTACAAGTCGGTCCTGCAGCGTGAGGGCATCGACGGGCAGGGCATGGTGCTCGTCTCGATCGTCAACACCACCGCCTCCGGTTTCGGCACGCCGCCGGAGCTCAAGAACGCGTTCTGGTCGCAGGGCCGGATGTGGTACGGCCAAACCCGCGACGCGCAGGGCCGTCTCGTGAGCCTCTCCCGCTACCTGGACGTGATCGGCCACGAGCTGACCCACGGCGTGATCGAGTCGACCTCGAACCTGGTGTACGCGACCCAGTCGGGCGCACTGAACGAGTCCTTCGCCGACTGCGCAGGGGTCATCATCAACAACTGGTACACCGCTCCCGACCGCGAGGACGTCCGTACGTGGAACTGGGAGATCGGCGCGGGCCTGGGCGGCGACAACCTGCCGTTGCGCGACTTCGCCGATCCCGCCCGGCTGGGAGATCCGGCGCACATGCGCGACTTCAAGCGCCTGCGCCCCGGCGAGCTGCCGCATCCGCAGCGCAACGACTCGGGCTGGGTGCACGTCAACAGCAACATCCACAACAAGGCGGTGCACAACCTGCTGACCATGGAGGAGAACGGCACGCGCGTGTTCACCGTCCAGGATGTGGCCGTGCTGACCTATCTGGGCATGGCCCGGCTGGTCCCGCTCGCCACCTTCCCGCAGGCGCTGCGGTCGATCGTGGACGTGGCGGCGACGTACTTCGGCGGCAGCCCGCAGCGCGACGCGAAGATGGCGGCGATCCGCCGCGCCTACGACCTCGTCGGCATCAGCTGAGCCCGGCCGTCCCCGCCGGTCGGGACCCGGCGGGGACGGTCCGCCACGGGGCGAGGTCCTCCTCATCCGGCAGGCAGCCGGATGGTGACGGTCGTGCCGGATCCCTCGACGGACTGCACCGAGATGTGCCCGCCGTGGTTCTCCACGATCTTGTGGACGATGGCCAGTCCGAGGCCCGTACCGGGGATGGCCCGGTGGACCGCGTTGCTGGCCCGGAAGAACCGGGAGAACAGCCCTTGTTGTTCGCCGGACGGGATGCCCATGCCGGTGTCCGACACGGACACGTGGATCTCGTCGGCCTCGCGGCGGACGACCAGGGTGACCGTTCCCCGCGCCGGGGTGAACTTGACCGCGTTGGACAGCAGGTTCGTCAGGACGCGGTCGAGCTGGTCCGGGTCCGCGGTCAGCTCGAGCGACCGGTCCACCTCGCTGCGCAGCTCGACCTCGCCCTTGGCCGCCGCCGGCGCCATCCCGGCGACCGCGCTCTCGGCGAGCTCGGTCAGGTCGACGGGGCGGCGGGACGCGCGGAACGACCCAGACTCGATCTTGGACAGGATGAGGATGTCCTCGATCAGTTCCCGCAGCCGCCGGGTGTTGCGCCCGATGACCTCCAGCATCTTGCGCTGCGGCGGTGCCAGCTCGCCGGCGTCCGCGTCGAGCAGCAGCTCCAGATAGCCGGCGATGCTGGTCAGCGGCGTACGCAGCTCGTGCGAGACGGTCGACATGAAGTCCTTCTTCGCCGTGTCCAGCTCCTTGAGCCGGGCCACCAGATGCTGCTCCCGCTCGAACAGGCGGGCGTGGTGCACCCCGCGGCCCAGGTCCGCGGCGACCGCCTCGACCAGCCGTACGTCGGCCGGGGTCCAGGCCGGCCCGCCGTCGCGGATGAGGGTGAGCGCGCCCAGGCGCTCGTCGCCGACGCTGACCGCCGCGGTCAGGACCGTTCCGTCGCCGACCGCGGCCCAGGCCCGCCGTTCCGGCTCGGGCGGTGCCGCCTGGCCGGCCGCGGCCTGCTCGTCGGTGGTCCAGACGTCGCCGCTGCCGAGCCAGGAGGCGTCGCATCCGGCGAGCTCCTCGAGCACCCCGCCGGCGTGCTCGTCGCGCAGGCTCACCAGCGGCGGCACGTCGGTCTGCCCGGGTGCCATCCGCACCAGGACGTGATCGGCGTGGAAGATCTCGGCGAGGCCGCGTACGGCCTCGGTCAGCGCGTCCCCGACCCACAGGTGCGCGCGGATGCGGTAGCCGAGCTGCCGGACCTCGGCGCGCAGCCGCGCGGAGTCCTTCTCGGCGGCGCGGATGCGGTCGCCGACCTCGGCCATCTCGTTGATCGCCTGCGCGACCGCCCGGATCTCGACCGGTCCCGCGGTCGCGTCGGCGCGGATGTCCAGTTCCCCGGAGCGCCGCCGGCCGATGACGGAAATGATCCGCGCCAGCGGTCGGGTGATCTTGCGGGCGGTCTGCACCGCCGCGAGGACGGCGGTGATCGCCGCCAGCACGGTGAGGGCCACGACGACGGCGGTCGTCACGACGCCGAGGGTGGCGCTGCGCTCGCGCAGGTCGGCGGCGCGGGCGGCCAGCGCGGCGTCGAAGGCCTGGTTCTCGGAGTGGAACGCCTGGAAGAGCGGCTTGCCCTGTGCCACGAACCCCGCTGCCGCGGAGCTGCGCGGCGGGGCCGTGCGCTGCCGCTCGGCGAGCGCCCACCAGTGGCCGGCCTTGGCGAGCTGCCGGGCCACGGCGTCCTTCTCGTCGTCCCGGGACAGCTTCC is a genomic window containing:
- a CDS encoding methyl-accepting chemotaxis protein, which translates into the protein MPAKFRRFIPVIAALLGCGAGFLLLRNVATSAFDGLEARQVAQDADRMRIGLDTQARLLITFGATNAVWDNAYQDVAKEDAETFAEDFYSDPADSGGNYDGVLGVSRDGRLVTGGTLSADGFQRPAAQLIDPAVLSGLYDPEGEAGSARCGVVAADVMYLFCGLPVYPSSGEGKSSGGLVIIQRLGAERMAQFGKEINLPTTVAEQPRGDAVTQSLPSLVGTLDVGTTVLSGDSIALHASIATVDGKRLVLESVQGRPIHAAATSTAVKLFAFIAVATLLIVVLVAWSGRRAVSRRVRPLRQTTEQIVASGDYELRVDATGSDDIAALGRTIDAMLDTIADRDRLLETEQQQRREELERTHERQSAAEREAQEQARALVDETSAFVARQLGDVSDRAATVGEAAGRIDERVRDARLAASRLLENNTAASQAVGTLHESLLKVGEVAQFIGGIAKQTNLLALNATIEAARAGEAGQGFAVVANEVKNLAGTTAESTETISATLGELNQHVTAVVEIMTAMSDTISAIDHTTADAQELTTEQESVVADLTTRVTDAGERLEALISRR
- a CDS encoding pyridoxal phosphate-dependent aminotransferase, which gives rise to MFSQASRLKNVRYDIRGPVLRRAQELENAGHRILKLNLGNPAPWGLNTPEAIVADMVHNLPSAEGYSDARGIYSARVAVAQYYQTLGVEHVQPDDVFLGNGVSELIVMSLQALLNTGDEVLVPSPDYPLWTGAVTLCGGQPVHYRCDPAQGWQPDLEHVAASITSRTRALVIINPNNPTGAVYSRETLLGLLEIARRHGLLVLSDEIYDKIVYDEARHLCAAALAPDLLVLTMGGLSKTYRAAGFRSGWMAVSGPATHATEYLEGLQLLANMRLCPNVPAQHAVQTALGGFQSITTLIRPGGRLYEQREHAWRKMTEIPGVDCVKPEGALYLFARLDPEVHKIRDDQRLIIDLLEQQLMLLSHGTGFNLPTPDHLRMVFLAPVDVLDDATDRLRRFLETYQQ
- a CDS encoding M4 family metallopeptidase yields the protein MAVPLQEFHYSAAEDTDTEREAVSRTPASFGAADAGPDAGTDAAASAGPMFTSNEAAARFYLDELLRRDERPAMQAVVAPERPERVPGLVVKKDEDLPAVGTRQVRFTQTHRSIPVFGAGAVVELTSDRDLVSVTAQLDEVTGVDPVESLSRMEALEKVATWTGKTIPAEAGVDGRLMYYKEDESGEWHLAWFFKALPASPPAPDEPDPAILRGHGLGPRPVPESVNYLVDAHDGRILFCYSAIATGAPIPPPTKCTGVDEDETKQTFFGRLEADGAGCQMDDPLRNVRTYDIEFADIFDGPPLPQRAVAATSSDYGSTNRAAVSAHLNASRVQDFYKSVLQREGIDGQGMVLVSIVNTTASGFGTPPELKNAFWSQGRMWYGQTRDAQGRLVSLSRYLDVIGHELTHGVIESTSNLVYATQSGALNESFADCAGVIINNWYTAPDREDVRTWNWEIGAGLGGDNLPLRDFADPARLGDPAHMRDFKRLRPGELPHPQRNDSGWVHVNSNIHNKAVHNLLTMEENGTRVFTVQDVAVLTYLGMARLVPLATFPQALRSIVDVAATYFGGSPQRDAKMAAIRRAYDLVGIS
- a CDS encoding ATP-binding protein is translated as MLTRAFGVLVVLIVCTGVAETTALVMQHRVVDELSTRVQPLQLANADLRSVLADGQRGLRGYLLTGDGELLASYGAARTDFEQVAATLRKLSRDDEKDAVARQLAKAGHWWALAERQRTAPPRSSAAAGFVAQGKPLFQAFHSENQAFDAALAARAADLRERSATLGVVTTAVVVALTVLAAITAVLAAVQTARKITRPLARIISVIGRRRSGELDIRADATAGPVEIRAVAQAINEMAEVGDRIRAAEKDSARLRAEVRQLGYRIRAHLWVGDALTEAVRGLAEIFHADHVLVRMAPGQTDVPPLVSLRDEHAGGVLEELAGCDASWLGSGDVWTTDEQAAAGQAAPPEPERRAWAAVGDGTVLTAAVSVGDERLGALTLIRDGGPAWTPADVRLVEAVAADLGRGVHHARLFEREQHLVARLKELDTAKKDFMSTVSHELRTPLTSIAGYLELLLDADAGELAPPQRKMLEVIGRNTRRLRELIEDILILSKIESGSFRASRRPVDLTELAESAVAGMAPAAAKGEVELRSEVDRSLELTADPDQLDRVLTNLLSNAVKFTPARGTVTLVVRREADEIHVSVSDTGMGIPSGEQQGLFSRFFRASNAVHRAIPGTGLGLAIVHKIVENHGGHISVQSVEGSGTTVTIRLPAG